One part of the Gossypium raimondii isolate GPD5lz chromosome 1, ASM2569854v1, whole genome shotgun sequence genome encodes these proteins:
- the LOC105772540 gene encoding uncharacterized protein LOC105772540 isoform X1 gives MEVPFFPTLFSCIKDLVVQQALFSTLEDWLVKHPKILQFSWENGQTPASSHRFLTLTVLSYISFTFVLSQLSRPSLSRPLLKSIAAVHNIFLLTLSFIMALGCLVSIFSQVPNFNTLVCFPRGTSPSGPLFFWAYIFYLSKIVEFMDTLLIILSGSMKRLSFLHVYHHSMVVIMCYICLDSAQSSVPMVLITNCVVHVVMYTYYLLCTLGMHPKWKKMVTDFQLVQFRLSFLIMAMLVFYHFTASGCSGILSWCFNGAFNVSLLYLFSDFHAKSYSTNAKVFKVQAHESGIES, from the exons ATGGAAGTTCCCTTTTTCCCAACCCTTTTCTCCTGTATCAAAGACTTGGTGGTGCAACAAGCCTTGTTCTCAACCTTGGAGGATTGGCTAGTGAAGCATCCCAAAATCCTCCAGTTTTCATGGGAAAATGGCCAAACACCAGCCTCCTCTCATCGCTTCCTCACCCTCACTGTCTTGTCTTACATCTCTTTCACCTTCGTTCTCTCCCAACTATCTCGCCCTTCACTTTCACGTCCACTCCTCAAATCAATCGCAGCCGTCCACAACATCTTCCTCCTTACCCTTTCTTTCATCATGGCCCTGGGTTGCCTCGTTTCCATCTTCTCCCAGGTGCCTAACTTCAACACCCTCGTTTGCTTCCCTAGGGGTACATCCCCATCGGGCCCTCTCTTTTTCTGGGCATACATCTTCTACCTCTCCAAGATTGTTGAATTCATGGACACCCTTTTGATCATCCTCAGCGGATCCATGAAGAGGCTATCCTTCCTTCACGTCTACCATCACTCCATGGTGGTCATCATGTGTTATATTTGCTTAGACAGTGCTCAGTCCTCCGTACCCATGGTGCTGATCACCAACTGCGTGGTGCATGTCGTAATGTACACCTATTACCTGTTGTGCACCCTGGGGATGCACCCCAAGTGGAAGAAAATGGTGACGGATTTTCAACTAGTGCAGTTCCGGTTAAGCTTTTTGATCATGGCCATGCTTGTGTTCTACCACTTCACTGCTTCTGGCTGCTCTGGGATTCTGAGTTGGTGTTTCAATGGAGCCTTCAACGTCTCTCTTCTCTACTTGTTCTCAGACTTTCATGCCAAGAGTTACTCCACCAATGCCAAGGTCTTCAAGg TTCAAGCTCATGAATCTGGTATAGAATCTTAA
- the LOC105772549 gene encoding uncharacterized protein LOC105772549 — protein MAPSISSIFISHTFNSFASFTNCSKNNKNHTTPPSQHKNHRLFSSSPGKVSFAAATGELFLGIASRFIKSSSNYEDSGSTIPVFSRPRKRINGSEAGNNDKDRIGLVMEDEIEPEVIWEQRVKDIEAEKERRVVTSPGFSFSAAGLLFPYHLGVAQFLIEKGYIKETTPLAGSSAGAIICAVIASGASMDEALKATKDLADDCRLKGTAFRLGAVLRDILDKFLPDDIHTRSNGRVRVAVTQILWRPRGLLVDQFDSKEDLINAVITSSFIPGYLAPRPATMFRNRLCIDGGLTLFMPPTSASKTVRVCAFPASQLGLQGIGISPDCNPENRASGRELFNWALEPADDEILDRLFEFGYIDAAVWGEQNPVKDIVADNSPLVGNGSAK, from the exons atGGCTCCTTctatttcttctattttcatttCCCACACTTTCAATTCTTTCGCTTCCTTCACTAACTGctctaaaaacaacaaaaaccacACTACTCCACCTTCACAACATAAAAATCATCgacttttttcttcttctccagGAAAAGTGTCTTTCGCCGCTGCAACAGGGGAGCTTTTCTTGGGAATTGCATCAAGATTTATTAAAAGCAGTTCCAATTATGAAGATTCAGGCTCTACAATCCCTGTTTTCAGCAGACCCAGAAAGAGAATCAATGGGAGTGAGGCTGGAAACAATGATAAGGACAGAATTGGGTTAGTGATGGAGGATGAAATTGAGCCAGAGGTGATATGGGAACAACGAGTCAAGGATATTGaagctgaaaaagaaagaagagtgGTTACTAGCCCTGGTTTTAGCTTCTCTGCTGCTGGCCTCTTGTTTCCTTATCATCTTGGAGTGGCCCAGTTCCTCATTGAAAAGGGTTATATAAAG GAAACCACACCATTGGCTGGTTCATCTGCTGGTGCCATAATATGTGCAGTGATTGCTTCTGGAGCTAGCATGGATGAAGCCTTAAAAGCTACTAAGGACCTGGCTGATGATTGCCGGCTTAAAGGGACTGCATTTCGTCTTGGG GCTGTTCTCCGAGATATTCTTGACAAGTTTCTGCCTGATGATATTCATACTAGGTCCAATGGGAGGGTTCGTG TTGCTGTAACTCAGATTCTTTGGAGGCCTAGGGGTTTACTGGTAGATCAATTTGATTCTAAAGAAGATTTGATCAATGCAgtcattacatcttccttcattcCTGG GTATCTTGCTCCTCGCCCAGCAACAATGTTCCGAAATCGTCTATGCATTGATGGGGGTTTGACATTATTTATGCCCCCAACATCTGCTTCTAAAACG GTCCGAGTCTGTGCTTTCCCAGCCAGTCAGTTGGGGTTGCAAGGAATTGGGATTAGTCCAGACTGCAATCCTGAGAATAGGGCTAGTGGAAGAGAG CTTTTCAATTGGGCATTGGAGCCAGCAGATGATGAAATTCTTGATAGGCTCTTTGAGTTTGGATATATAGATGCGGCCGTATGGGGAGAGCAGAACCCTGTCAAGGACATTGTTGCAGATAACAGTCCCCTTGTTGGGAATGGTTCTGCCAAGTAA
- the LOC105772540 gene encoding uncharacterized protein LOC105772540 isoform X2: protein MEVPFFPTLFSCIKDLVVQQALFSTLEDWLVKHPKILQFSWENGQTPASSHRFLTLTVLSYISFTFVLSQLSRPSLSRPLLKSIAAVHNIFLLTLSFIMALGCLVSIFSQVPNFNTLVCFPRGTSPSGPLFFWAYIFYLSKIVEFMDTLLIILSGSMKRLSFLHVYHHSMVVIMCYICLDSAQSSVPMVLITNCVVHVVMYTYYLLCTLGMHPKWKKMVTDFQLVQFRLSFLIMAMLVFYHFTASGCSGILSWCFNGAFNVSLLYLFSDFHAKSYSTNAKVFKE, encoded by the exons ATGGAAGTTCCCTTTTTCCCAACCCTTTTCTCCTGTATCAAAGACTTGGTGGTGCAACAAGCCTTGTTCTCAACCTTGGAGGATTGGCTAGTGAAGCATCCCAAAATCCTCCAGTTTTCATGGGAAAATGGCCAAACACCAGCCTCCTCTCATCGCTTCCTCACCCTCACTGTCTTGTCTTACATCTCTTTCACCTTCGTTCTCTCCCAACTATCTCGCCCTTCACTTTCACGTCCACTCCTCAAATCAATCGCAGCCGTCCACAACATCTTCCTCCTTACCCTTTCTTTCATCATGGCCCTGGGTTGCCTCGTTTCCATCTTCTCCCAGGTGCCTAACTTCAACACCCTCGTTTGCTTCCCTAGGGGTACATCCCCATCGGGCCCTCTCTTTTTCTGGGCATACATCTTCTACCTCTCCAAGATTGTTGAATTCATGGACACCCTTTTGATCATCCTCAGCGGATCCATGAAGAGGCTATCCTTCCTTCACGTCTACCATCACTCCATGGTGGTCATCATGTGTTATATTTGCTTAGACAGTGCTCAGTCCTCCGTACCCATGGTGCTGATCACCAACTGCGTGGTGCATGTCGTAATGTACACCTATTACCTGTTGTGCACCCTGGGGATGCACCCCAAGTGGAAGAAAATGGTGACGGATTTTCAACTAGTGCAGTTCCGGTTAAGCTTTTTGATCATGGCCATGCTTGTGTTCTACCACTTCACTGCTTCTGGCTGCTCTGGGATTCTGAGTTGGTGTTTCAATGGAGCCTTCAACGTCTCTCTTCTCTACTTGTTCTCAGACTTTCATGCCAAGAGTTACTCCACCAATGCCAAGGTCTTCAAGg AGTGA